One window of the Chitinophaga niabensis genome contains the following:
- a CDS encoding oxidoreductase, whose amino-acid sequence MAKIWFITGSSRGLGRSLTEAVLAKGDMVAATARKPEQLNDLKEKYPTQLLTLQLDVTQQKQVHQAVADTVAHFGKIDVLVNNAGFGITGATEAFTDEQVRSQLETNLYAPIEVTRAVLPYMRKQRSGRILQISSIGGRVGNPGISIYQAAKFGVSGFSEALAKEVAPLGIYVTSVEPGGFRTDWAGDSMTYAEKVEGYETTVDWVIEYVRKGGFVPMGDPVKAAKAMINLADNPAPPVHLVLGSEAIGLLKKANADRDAEMENWLPVSLSTDHDEAVNFLETEMGKTLTNNKNN is encoded by the coding sequence ATGGCAAAGATCTGGTTTATCACAGGTAGTTCAAGAGGGCTGGGACGCAGCCTCACAGAAGCAGTACTGGCAAAAGGCGACATGGTAGCCGCAACTGCCAGAAAACCTGAGCAATTAAACGATTTAAAAGAAAAATATCCTACACAACTCCTCACGCTCCAACTGGATGTGACCCAGCAAAAACAAGTACACCAGGCAGTGGCAGATACCGTTGCCCATTTCGGGAAGATAGATGTGCTGGTGAACAATGCAGGTTTTGGCATCACAGGCGCTACAGAAGCTTTTACGGATGAGCAGGTACGCAGTCAGCTCGAAACAAATCTCTACGCTCCCATTGAAGTGACCCGCGCGGTTTTACCTTACATGCGCAAACAACGTTCCGGACGCATTTTACAGATCAGCTCCATTGGCGGACGTGTTGGTAATCCGGGAATTTCTATTTACCAGGCAGCAAAATTCGGTGTAAGCGGATTTTCCGAAGCACTGGCAAAAGAAGTAGCACCATTAGGTATTTACGTTACTTCTGTAGAACCCGGTGGATTCAGAACAGACTGGGCCGGCGATTCCATGACCTATGCTGAAAAAGTAGAAGGATATGAAACCACGGTGGACTGGGTAATTGAATACGTCAGGAAAGGAGGTTTTGTGCCAATGGGCGATCCGGTAAAAGCAGCAAAAGCCATGATCAACCTGGCAGATAATCCTGCTCCGCCGGTACACCTGGTTTTGGGCAGTGAGGCTATCGGCCTGCTTAAAAAAGCGAATGCAGACAGGGACGCAGAAATGGAAAACTGGTTGCCGGTGAGCCTTTCTACAGACCATGATGAAGCTGTTAACTTCCTGGAAACAGAGATGGGCAAAACACTCACCAACAACAAAAACAATTAA
- a CDS encoding AraC family transcriptional regulator yields the protein MPTQEKDNRPPILYSCYTEKNREGEQFVPGHVFGYQLSGTLEITVSGKTYNINPGDYFFFRKNQLARFLKKPPPGEEFRSISVYMDQETLHAISEEHGLKMKKTYTGENALLLKPNPLFKNFIDSLKPYMEGSPILMGLKVKEAIMILLETNPVLQDVLFDFSAPGKIDLEAYMNEHYKFNVDISRFAYLTGRSLASFKRDFEKIFHTSPNRWLQQKRLDDAYHLIKEKGWRSSDVYLEVGFKDLSHFSFAFKKAYGIAPSRLDKRA from the coding sequence ATGCCTACGCAGGAAAAAGATAACAGACCACCTATTCTATACTCCTGTTATACAGAGAAGAACAGGGAAGGCGAACAGTTTGTACCCGGACATGTGTTCGGGTACCAATTGTCCGGCACGCTGGAAATAACGGTGAGCGGCAAAACATACAATATCAACCCGGGAGATTACTTCTTTTTCAGAAAGAACCAATTGGCGCGGTTCCTGAAGAAACCTCCTCCGGGCGAAGAGTTCAGGTCTATTTCCGTATACATGGACCAGGAAACCCTGCATGCCATCAGCGAAGAACATGGCCTGAAAATGAAAAAAACATACACAGGAGAAAATGCCCTCCTGCTGAAACCAAACCCGCTCTTTAAAAACTTCATCGATTCTCTCAAACCTTATATGGAAGGTAGTCCCATCCTTATGGGTTTAAAGGTCAAAGAGGCGATCATGATCCTCCTGGAAACCAACCCGGTATTGCAGGATGTACTGTTTGATTTCAGTGCTCCCGGCAAAATTGACCTGGAAGCTTATATGAACGAACACTATAAGTTCAATGTGGATATCAGTCGTTTTGCCTACCTCACCGGCAGAAGCCTGGCTTCTTTCAAAAGGGATTTTGAGAAGATCTTCCATACTTCCCCCAACCGCTGGTTACAGCAAAAAAGGCTGGACGATGCCTACCACCTGATCAAGGAAAAAGGCTGGCGCTCCTCTGATGTATACCTGGAAGTAGGGTTCAAAGACCTCTCCCATTTCTCCTTCGCCTTCAAAAAAGCCTATGGGATTGCTCCCTCCAGGCTGGACAAAAGGGCCTGA
- a CDS encoding histidine kinase, translated as MMRLLRTIIILLFTCSPVFADSTNGADSWAQVQKAGKGTITAYWYDIDPFIYTGNKGQLQGVEFELMQSFVQYVKQKYNYDLRIQWENAGSFESIYRKVKDHTAPGVFGWSFFSITPERRHEVNFTPPYMPDLNILVTSNELPLYTTPQPFFDHLQMLQGYTMAHTTMEDDLKKLQARRNFTIYSEYDDYEVLRKIAGRQNGFGYIPLTIYVVALQKGIKVKRQHILVTERPGFAGIFSKNSDWGPVVNEYFQSFACKRKTDSLLAKYLGTEIGRIIMDGPGTNETEQQSADIELLTKERELVSQRLIETALQVEHQKMMRNISIGGALVIVIIAILLYNRYRTKKRLSDQLIQRNSIITRQHEEIALMNRKLQMKVLQAQMNPHFIFNSLNHMQYYINQGDKSIALKYVSRFSRFMRLIIQQANVSTVSVAEEVLMLEQYLGMEQIRFTGKFSYDLQVAEDVPVNEIRIPPLLLYHYVENSLYHGIMNSDRHGEIHIQFSCTATQLICSIRDNGIGRTAAKRIMDQKAGVSPTPHSDLTTERVHIMNEDVPGSISVSKEDILTNGEVDGTQVLIRFALEHAISKAPEEALHIV; from the coding sequence ATGATGAGGCTGCTGCGTACAATAATTATCCTGCTCTTTACCTGCTCCCCGGTTTTTGCGGATAGCACTAACGGAGCTGATAGTTGGGCGCAGGTGCAAAAAGCCGGTAAAGGTACTATCACAGCTTACTGGTATGATATAGACCCATTCATTTACACAGGCAATAAAGGACAGTTACAGGGCGTGGAATTTGAGCTGATGCAGTCCTTTGTGCAGTATGTAAAACAGAAATACAATTACGATCTCCGTATCCAATGGGAAAATGCAGGTAGCTTCGAGAGCATTTACCGCAAAGTAAAAGACCATACAGCACCTGGTGTGTTTGGCTGGTCTTTTTTCTCCATTACCCCGGAACGCAGGCATGAAGTGAATTTCACCCCTCCTTACATGCCAGACCTCAACATCCTTGTTACCAGTAATGAATTACCGCTCTACACTACTCCCCAGCCTTTTTTTGATCATCTCCAGATGTTACAGGGTTATACCATGGCACATACCACCATGGAAGATGATCTCAAAAAACTACAGGCCCGCAGGAATTTTACCATCTACAGCGAGTATGATGATTATGAAGTATTGCGGAAGATAGCCGGCAGGCAGAATGGTTTCGGATATATTCCACTCACTATTTATGTAGTGGCTTTGCAGAAGGGGATCAAAGTAAAACGCCAGCACATCCTGGTAACAGAGCGGCCCGGTTTTGCAGGGATCTTTTCTAAGAACAGCGACTGGGGACCCGTTGTGAATGAATACTTCCAGAGTTTTGCCTGTAAGCGGAAAACGGATTCGCTGCTGGCCAAATACCTGGGGACTGAAATAGGCCGGATCATTATGGATGGACCGGGTACGAATGAAACAGAACAGCAGAGCGCAGATATAGAACTGTTAACAAAGGAAAGGGAGCTCGTATCCCAGCGCTTAATTGAAACGGCTTTACAGGTGGAACATCAGAAAATGATGCGTAACATTTCCATCGGTGGCGCGTTGGTGATTGTGATCATCGCCATCCTGTTATACAACCGTTACAGAACAAAGAAAAGGCTGAGCGATCAGCTGATCCAGCGCAACAGTATCATCACCCGGCAACATGAAGAAATTGCACTGATGAACCGGAAACTGCAAATGAAAGTATTGCAGGCACAAATGAACCCGCACTTCATTTTCAATTCCCTCAATCACATGCAGTACTACATCAACCAGGGAGACAAATCCATTGCGTTGAAATACGTGTCAAGGTTCTCCCGCTTTATGCGGCTGATCATTCAACAGGCCAACGTAAGCACGGTGAGTGTTGCGGAGGAAGTACTGATGCTGGAACAGTACCTGGGCATGGAACAGATACGGTTTACGGGTAAGTTCAGTTACGATCTCCAGGTAGCTGAAGATGTGCCCGTTAATGAGATCAGGATTCCCCCTTTATTGTTATATCATTACGTAGAGAACTCATTGTATCATGGCATCATGAACAGCGATCGGCATGGAGAGATCCATATTCAATTCTCCTGCACGGCTACCCAACTGATCTGCAGCATCCGGGATAATGGTATCGGCAGAACAGCTGCCAAACGGATCATGGACCAGAAAGCAGGTGTTAGCCCAACGCCGCATAGCGACCTCACAACAGAAAGGGTACATATCATGAATGAAGATGTGCCCGGCAGTATCTCCGTATCCAAAGAAGATATACTTACAAACGGCGAAGTGGATGGCACCCAGGTGCTGATCCGTTTTGCACTGGAGCATGCTATCTCCAAAGCTCCGGAAGAAGCGCTGCACATTGTATAA
- a CDS encoding glycoside hydrolase family 16 protein, which yields MRKTVHAIALLLLFALQSQAQAPSGYTLTWSDEFNTSTLDTTMWKYRIGSSGTSYQRSENVVPDSGKIRIDLKREPFMGKELTGGGIITKTPRRYGYYEVRVKLDASYGWHEAFWTSWLSGFDDPNAGSSQTMNRIEIDCFEHYPDYAGNYYTYGTIQWYPIQGNANRDYRTVAENLTTSYNTFGFEYTPDYLNYFYNGTLVKTIDTRTLPTHDLYLWLSGIATKTNAADSGAVFFDYLRCYEISPANYNTRKTAFIAYLDSLKLPIQSAGHDLWIEAEDFKDPKNWTKEFDENATVLKGFTSRVVGRDSSELTATTTIRIDSAGTYKLWVRARDFTTGPGTRKFKVFVNGQLVAGEFGTHGINGYAWQNGGTFYLPKGNVTIKIFDSSQNFARCDKLLLTTDTAFVPVGSGGNSNVLHVEPLLDFPPFTAGNIVVTRIGDGAAALVTGNAHPVFLDEYTPAGVLVRSIPMPVTAIGLNKKLTLSVSTTDHTEGYLSRSPDGRFLALAGYDAAPGLASVSTSTLNRVIGIVNAAGTINTTTSLNTFSGVVVRSAVTSDGTDIWTTGGNNGIRYTTLGSSASVALAAQTGRCLQIFDNQLYASTTATNYRIAKIGTGLPKTAGQTLTNLPGFATASGSPYGIYFADLSTSVAGLDVMYVAEEGTNALSKYSLVSGSWVLNGKIGSIADTYRGLTGEQSGGDVVLYATRKNSEIVAVLDTTGYNTSFAGMPVTLLATTATNTLIRGIALAPDTSIVLMGSGLAVMAPVRTAPSSSLQVIPQGDRQTLQVIIQAKEKMQGFLQIVNIGSGKIVYVQAITAEKGRSNYTVRIKDRTAGLYIASYQTGAEKLDDKFFKQ from the coding sequence ATGAGAAAAACTGTACACGCAATCGCGCTGTTGCTGCTTTTTGCATTGCAAAGCCAGGCGCAGGCTCCTTCAGGTTATACACTCACCTGGTCAGATGAATTCAATACCTCCACGCTTGACACTACCATGTGGAAATACCGCATCGGGTCCAGTGGCACCAGTTATCAGCGATCTGAGAATGTAGTGCCGGATAGTGGAAAGATCAGGATCGATCTGAAAAGAGAACCTTTTATGGGGAAGGAACTCACCGGAGGCGGCATCATCACAAAAACACCCCGGCGATATGGGTACTACGAAGTACGTGTAAAATTAGATGCCAGTTATGGATGGCATGAGGCCTTCTGGACTTCCTGGCTGAGTGGTTTCGATGACCCCAATGCCGGCAGCAGCCAGACGATGAACAGGATAGAAATAGACTGCTTTGAGCACTACCCTGATTATGCCGGTAATTATTACACCTATGGCACTATTCAGTGGTATCCCATACAAGGTAATGCCAACAGGGATTACAGAACGGTTGCGGAAAATCTTACCACCTCCTACAATACCTTCGGTTTTGAATATACACCGGACTATCTCAATTACTTTTATAACGGCACACTGGTAAAAACGATAGACACGAGAACTTTACCCACACATGATCTCTATCTATGGTTATCTGGCATTGCCACCAAAACCAATGCTGCAGATTCCGGTGCGGTGTTCTTTGATTACCTCCGCTGTTATGAAATATCTCCTGCCAATTACAACACCCGCAAAACTGCTTTCATTGCTTACCTGGATTCTCTGAAACTCCCGATACAATCTGCGGGCCATGATCTCTGGATTGAAGCAGAAGATTTTAAAGATCCAAAGAACTGGACAAAAGAGTTCGATGAAAATGCCACCGTACTGAAGGGTTTCACATCCCGCGTGGTGGGAAGGGATAGCAGTGAGCTTACTGCCACTACCACTATCCGCATAGATTCCGCAGGTACTTATAAGTTATGGGTAAGAGCAAGAGATTTTACCACCGGCCCCGGTACCCGGAAATTCAAAGTGTTTGTAAACGGACAATTGGTGGCAGGAGAATTTGGTACACATGGCATCAATGGTTATGCCTGGCAGAACGGTGGCACCTTCTATCTCCCCAAAGGCAATGTAACGATCAAAATATTTGACAGCTCACAGAACTTTGCCCGCTGCGATAAATTATTGCTGACCACAGATACTGCTTTTGTACCTGTTGGCAGTGGCGGCAATTCCAATGTGCTGCATGTGGAACCTTTGCTGGATTTCCCTCCTTTCACTGCGGGTAACATAGTGGTAACAAGGATCGGAGATGGTGCAGCGGCTTTAGTGACAGGGAATGCGCATCCTGTTTTCCTGGATGAATATACACCTGCGGGTGTGTTGGTAAGAAGTATCCCCATGCCGGTTACGGCTATCGGCCTGAACAAAAAACTTACCTTATCAGTATCCACAACAGATCATACAGAAGGCTATCTCAGCCGTTCCCCGGATGGCCGTTTCCTTGCACTGGCAGGATATGATGCAGCTCCGGGATTAGCCAGCGTAAGCACTTCCACACTGAACAGGGTTATTGGCATTGTCAATGCCGCAGGCACAATTAACACTACCACCAGTTTGAATACTTTCAGCGGTGTGGTGGTCCGGTCTGCTGTAACCAGCGATGGTACGGATATCTGGACAACCGGCGGAAATAATGGCATCAGATATACTACGCTTGGTTCCTCTGCTTCTGTTGCACTGGCGGCTCAAACAGGCCGTTGCCTGCAGATCTTCGATAATCAGTTATATGCTTCTACTACTGCCACCAATTACCGCATCGCAAAAATAGGAACTGGGCTTCCGAAAACAGCAGGGCAGACACTAACGAACCTGCCGGGCTTTGCGACTGCTTCGGGGAGCCCTTATGGCATTTACTTTGCAGACCTTAGTACTTCCGTGGCGGGTTTGGATGTAATGTATGTAGCGGAGGAAGGGACGAATGCATTATCTAAATACTCATTGGTATCAGGCAGTTGGGTATTGAATGGAAAGATCGGTAGTATTGCGGATACTTACAGAGGGCTTACAGGCGAACAATCCGGTGGGGATGTTGTATTATATGCAACCCGCAAGAATAGTGAGATAGTTGCTGTTTTAGATACTACGGGGTATAATACCAGTTTTGCAGGTATGCCGGTTACCTTGTTAGCTACTACGGCTACTAATACACTTATCAGGGGGATTGCGTTAGCACCGGATACAAGTATTGTTTTAATGGGTAGCGGGTTGGCTGTTATGGCTCCGGTTAGAACAGCTCCTTCTTCCTCTTTACAAGTAATCCCGCAGGGTGACCGGCAAACTTTACAGGTGATCATTCAGGCAAAAGAAAAGATGCAGGGTTTCCTGCAGATCGTTAATATTGGGAGCGGAAAGATTGTGTATGTGCAGGCGATCACTGCGGAGAAGGGGAGATCTAATTATACAGTAAGAATTAAAGACCGCACAGCGGGGTTGTACATTGCCTCGTATCAAACGGGTGCGGAGAAATTGGATGATAAGTTTTTTAAGCAATAA
- a CDS encoding glycoside hydrolase family 2 protein codes for MKRIVLLVTVLMLTVSTYAQSLNGDWSFALDPLKIGEQDGWTTPTFPDNKLDKVTVPHSYSVDKRFFFYTGNAWYFRKFDAQPLKPSYKAFINFDAVFYKCDIWLNGHKVGSHEGGYTPFAIDVTQHLQQKNTLSIKVDNSWDSTTIPGSKTRDSNYNAISAQLYPWINYGGITKPVALQIRPSTYIHHLKIEAEPDLKKGTARIFIRTDGVLVNLYSGGKKLPASFKPANGGWQTILPAKDVQLWSHDNPYLYTAEVINGEDTVRSNFGIRKIEVKNAQLLLNGQPIKMGGCNRPADYPGQGSLDPNNVLQQDLTLIKSSGMELSRIAHHAVSKDLLDWADKHGMLIITEAGNWQLSPKQMADPLIREKFRSQMKEMVERDWNHPSVVAYSLGNEFYSQRAEGQAWVKDMAQFTRELDPTRLITFASNIVFRDYIKKPEDEASQYVDFVSANVYAKHAEWVARIHELYPSKPVYISEFGIMATSNKTEQDRIKYLQDAIAVFRKADYVVGASIWTFNDYLSRYPQTNPDGYRSWGIVTPDRQPRESYYIIQKEFSPALIEIVSNQGGKLTVKIKSRADFPAYTLKGYKVKHGGQTSDLPVMQPGDTQTLTFNAENDPVELIKPGDFVILRQKL; via the coding sequence ATGAAGAGAATTGTTCTTTTGGTGACGGTGCTCATGCTGACTGTTTCTACTTATGCCCAGTCGTTAAACGGCGACTGGTCCTTTGCCCTGGACCCGCTCAAAATAGGAGAACAGGATGGATGGACGACACCAACATTTCCGGATAACAAGCTGGACAAAGTAACCGTACCCCATTCTTACTCCGTTGATAAAAGGTTCTTTTTCTATACCGGCAATGCATGGTATTTCAGGAAGTTTGATGCACAGCCGCTGAAACCAAGCTATAAAGCCTTCATCAATTTTGATGCGGTGTTTTATAAATGTGATATCTGGCTCAATGGCCATAAAGTAGGTAGTCATGAAGGAGGGTATACTCCTTTCGCTATTGATGTAACACAACATCTTCAGCAAAAGAACACCTTATCCATTAAAGTAGATAATTCATGGGATAGCACTACTATCCCCGGTTCTAAAACAAGGGATTCCAACTATAATGCCATTAGTGCACAGTTATATCCCTGGATCAATTACGGCGGGATCACTAAACCAGTGGCATTACAGATAAGGCCTTCCACCTATATTCATCATCTGAAAATAGAAGCGGAGCCCGATCTGAAAAAAGGTACTGCACGGATCTTTATTCGTACAGATGGCGTTTTGGTAAACCTCTACAGCGGAGGCAAAAAATTGCCTGCCAGTTTTAAACCGGCAAACGGAGGATGGCAAACTATCCTTCCTGCAAAAGATGTACAGCTGTGGAGCCACGACAATCCCTACCTGTACACAGCAGAAGTAATAAACGGAGAAGATACGGTAAGAAGCAATTTCGGTATCCGGAAAATTGAAGTAAAGAATGCGCAGTTGCTCTTGAACGGGCAGCCCATAAAAATGGGAGGTTGCAACAGGCCAGCTGATTACCCTGGCCAGGGATCACTTGACCCCAACAATGTATTACAGCAAGACCTTACATTGATCAAATCTTCCGGCATGGAACTTTCGCGCATTGCACACCATGCCGTTTCCAAAGACCTGCTGGACTGGGCAGATAAACACGGCATGCTCATCATCACAGAAGCCGGTAACTGGCAACTTTCTCCGAAACAAATGGCAGATCCCCTGATCCGGGAAAAGTTCAGATCACAAATGAAAGAAATGGTGGAAAGGGATTGGAATCATCCTTCCGTGGTCGCGTATTCATTAGGGAATGAATTCTACTCCCAGCGTGCAGAGGGACAGGCATGGGTGAAAGATATGGCACAGTTCACCAGGGAACTGGACCCTACCCGCCTGATCACCTTTGCGAGCAATATTGTTTTCAGGGATTACATCAAAAAACCGGAAGACGAGGCCTCTCAATATGTTGATTTCGTGAGTGCGAATGTATATGCCAAACATGCGGAATGGGTGGCGCGCATTCATGAACTATATCCTTCTAAACCGGTATACATCAGTGAATTTGGCATCATGGCCACCAGCAATAAAACGGAACAGGACAGGATCAAATATCTGCAGGATGCCATTGCCGTTTTCCGCAAAGCAGATTATGTGGTAGGCGCTTCCATCTGGACCTTCAACGATTATCTCAGCCGGTACCCGCAGACCAACCCGGATGGATACAGGTCATGGGGAATAGTAACGCCAGACAGGCAACCACGGGAATCCTATTACATCATACAGAAAGAATTCTCTCCGGCATTGATAGAAATAGTCAGCAATCAGGGAGGTAAACTAACCGTAAAAATTAAATCGAGAGCAGATTTCCCCGCTTATACCCTAAAGGGATATAAAGTGAAACATGGTGGGCAGACATCGGACCTTCCGGTTATGCAACCAGGTGATACGCAGACGTTAACTTTTAATGCAGAAAATGATCCGGTGGAGTTGATCAAACCGGGTGATTTTGTGATCCTGCGGCAGAAGTTATAA
- a CDS encoding DNA alkylation repair protein — MASLLKDIYSKEFYEGFSTILTQHIPSFSKKEFLKRIFTKDFESKELKERMRHTTTVLHSFFPEDYAATTQLLGKIISSLRENDFGEDSLAFMILPDYIEVYGLEHYQHSVKALEQVTQFVSCEFAVRPFLLQYGEKMMQQMTKWSLHKNHKVRRLSSEGMRPKLPWAMAVPALKKDPLPVLALLENLKNDPSEWVRRSVANNLNDISKDHPHLVLDIAKKWKGIGKETDAIIKHGSRTLLKQGHAEILQYYGLDGGNMQLSNFKILTPKVKIGDALAFSFSIRNNNTTTQTVRLEYAIYYRKANGQLSKKVFKISEKPYGPGEQAEILRKQKFILITTRTFYKGKHEMSVIINGQEKITGEFLLVE; from the coding sequence ATGGCCAGTTTACTGAAAGATATTTACTCCAAAGAATTCTACGAAGGGTTTTCAACTATACTCACACAACATATTCCTTCCTTTTCCAAAAAGGAATTTCTGAAACGCATTTTCACGAAAGATTTTGAGTCAAAGGAATTAAAAGAAAGAATGAGGCACACTACTACGGTGCTTCATTCTTTCTTTCCGGAAGATTATGCTGCTACCACCCAGCTTTTAGGAAAGATCATCAGCTCCCTGCGGGAAAACGATTTCGGGGAAGACAGCCTGGCATTTATGATCCTGCCGGATTATATAGAGGTATATGGCCTGGAACATTATCAGCATTCCGTAAAAGCACTGGAACAGGTGACGCAGTTTGTAAGTTGTGAATTTGCGGTAAGGCCCTTCCTCTTACAATATGGAGAGAAGATGATGCAGCAGATGACGAAATGGTCTTTACACAAGAATCATAAAGTAAGGCGCTTAAGCAGTGAAGGTATGCGGCCGAAATTACCCTGGGCCATGGCAGTGCCTGCATTAAAGAAAGATCCGCTGCCGGTATTGGCCTTATTGGAAAACCTGAAGAACGATCCTTCAGAATGGGTAAGGCGCAGTGTGGCCAATAACCTGAATGATATTTCGAAAGATCATCCCCACCTGGTGCTGGACATTGCTAAAAAGTGGAAGGGGATCGGGAAGGAAACGGATGCGATCATCAAACACGGCAGCCGTACTTTACTGAAACAAGGGCATGCGGAGATATTGCAGTACTACGGACTGGATGGGGGTAATATGCAACTCAGCAACTTTAAGATCCTCACGCCGAAAGTGAAAATAGGTGATGCACTCGCGTTCTCATTTTCGATCCGTAATAATAATACGACCACACAGACTGTGCGGCTGGAATATGCCATCTATTACAGGAAGGCCAATGGGCAGCTATCTAAAAAAGTATTTAAGATCAGCGAGAAACCGTATGGGCCCGGTGAGCAGGCGGAAATACTCAGGAAGCAGAAATTTATCCTGATCACTACACGAACGTTCTATAAGGGTAAACATGAGATGTCTGTTATCATCAACGGGCAGGAGAAAATAACAGGGGAGTTTTTATTAGTGGAATAG
- a CDS encoding RidA family protein codes for MTYQPIEPTGAAYSQAYAVSGPKRFVFVSGQVPEDERGYIPDTFREQCFLTWQNIETRLKNAGMTLRNIVKITIFLAGRQYRNENFDVRNEVLGNHQPAMTIVIAGIYDDQWLLEIEVVAAD; via the coding sequence ATGACCTATCAGCCAATAGAGCCAACTGGCGCTGCCTACTCACAGGCTTACGCCGTAAGCGGTCCAAAACGATTTGTATTTGTAAGCGGCCAGGTGCCGGAAGATGAACGGGGCTACATACCCGATACTTTCCGGGAGCAGTGTTTCCTTACCTGGCAGAACATTGAAACCCGCCTGAAAAATGCCGGCATGACGTTGAGGAACATCGTCAAGATCACTATTTTCCTGGCCGGCCGCCAATACAGAAATGAGAATTTTGATGTAAGGAATGAAGTGCTGGGCAATCACCAGCCTGCTATGACCATTGTAATTGCAGGGATCTATGATGATCAGTGGTTGCTGGAGATTGAGGTGGTTGCCGCGGATTGA
- a CDS encoding acyltransferase family protein: MTTTLKPEGRLLSLDVMRGMIMIFLAAESANLYHAIEDLQPGVLIDQFFHHPWHGLRFWDLIQPAFMFMAGTAMYIAVERKRNKGVSERDNFKHIAIRSLKLFLLGTGLHCIYAGKLVWELWNVLTQLSFTTLVAYFLIRRSFTVQISAALFMIILNDVLYRTILMPGFDQPFIQGHNFGAYMDTLFMGKINNGGWVTINCIPTAAHTILGVSAGKLLMSSRSSAFKIKTLIISGLIALALGYAVDLGGISPIIKRISTGGFVLTSLGYVTLILAALYWWIDIKDHQKYTWIAVVVGMNSIFIYIFFETVGYQWVNGAVGIFVKGGLGFLSVSENWQALVSAVAVLLLEWYVCYWLYQKKIFFKL; encoded by the coding sequence ATGACCACTACCTTAAAACCGGAAGGAAGATTATTATCCCTGGACGTTATGCGGGGCATGATCATGATATTCCTCGCTGCTGAAAGTGCTAATCTCTACCACGCTATAGAAGACTTGCAACCGGGTGTACTGATAGACCAGTTCTTTCACCATCCCTGGCATGGCCTGCGTTTCTGGGACCTCATACAACCAGCCTTTATGTTCATGGCCGGCACCGCGATGTACATTGCCGTAGAACGTAAAAGAAACAAAGGTGTATCCGAACGGGATAATTTTAAACACATTGCCATACGGAGTTTGAAGTTATTTCTGCTGGGTACCGGTTTACATTGCATTTATGCGGGGAAGCTGGTATGGGAACTTTGGAATGTGCTTACCCAATTATCCTTTACCACATTGGTAGCTTATTTCCTGATCAGGAGATCTTTTACCGTACAAATAAGTGCCGCACTGTTCATGATCATCCTCAACGATGTGTTGTACAGAACGATCCTGATGCCGGGTTTTGATCAGCCATTTATACAGGGTCATAACTTCGGTGCCTATATGGATACCCTGTTCATGGGTAAGATCAATAACGGAGGATGGGTAACCATCAACTGCATCCCCACCGCAGCGCATACCATTTTAGGGGTATCCGCAGGAAAACTATTAATGAGTTCCCGGTCTTCCGCCTTTAAAATCAAAACCCTCATTATATCCGGGCTGATTGCTTTGGCGCTGGGTTATGCGGTTGACCTGGGTGGTATTTCTCCTATTATCAAACGCATCAGTACCGGCGGATTTGTATTAACCTCCCTGGGTTATGTAACCCTCATCCTCGCAGCCCTGTACTGGTGGATAGATATAAAAGACCATCAAAAATATACCTGGATCGCTGTGGTAGTGGGCATGAACTCTATCTTCATTTATATCTTCTTTGAAACCGTAGGGTATCAATGGGTAAATGGGGCAGTGGGCATCTTTGTGAAAGGAGGTTTGGGCTTTTTAAGTGTATCCGAAAACTGGCAGGCCCTGGTTTCCGCAGTGGCCGTATTGCTGTTAGAATGGTACGTTTGTTACTGGCTGTATCAGAAAAAGATCTTTTTTAAGTTGTAA